Below is a genomic region from Enterobacteriaceae bacterium ESL0689.
AGATACTCCACAACTTTTTTAACATCCTGGACTTGATCTTTATTCACAACTAATACGGCATCTTTAGTATTAATAATAACAAGATTATTAATTCCAATCGCTGCTACCAATTTTTCATCAGTATTAATATAGCAGTCGCTAGAATCATAAAGAAACGTGTCACCGGTAAGTACATTATTATTTTTATCTTTAACACTAACTTCCCATAATGCAGACCATGATCCAACATCACTCCAATCTGCATTGAGCCCTACAACCACTGCATCTGTTGTTTTTTCCATTACGGCATAATCTACCGATTCATCTGGACAAGTGATAAAAATATCATGATCAATATTGATAAAATCCTCGCCATCTTTGTAACCACAGATAGCAGCTTTACAAGCATCAAGAATATCAGGGCGAAATTTTTCCAGTTCTTCAAGATAACGTTTTGCACAAAACATGAACATACCACTATTCCAATAATACTCGCCAGAAGCTACATAAGATTGAGCAGTTTCTTTATTTGGTTTTTCGACAAAACGATTTACTTTATATGCGACATTATTATTGATAGTTTCTTGCTGGCCACGATGTATATAACCGTAGCCTGTTTCAGCAACAGTCGGAACGATACCAAATGTCACCAGTTGACCATGTTCAGCAAATTTTAATGCTGATTTTACTGCTTTCTGAAATTCAGGCTTATTATTAATAATATGATCAGCCGCTAAAACTAAAAGGATAGGATTATCACCATTTTTAATCGCATTCAATGCTGCCAATGCAATAGCAGGTGCAGTATTACGTCCTACTGGCTCAAGAATAATATTATGTGAAAGTTTATTAATTTGTCTTAATTGTTCTGCAACAAGAAATCGATGGTCTTGATTACAAATTACTACTGGTTCGCGTACATTAATACCATCCAGACGTAATACTGTCTCCTGAAGCATAGACTGTTTACCATATAAACGTAAAAATTGCTTTGGATACAGTTCACGTGACATCGGCCATAAACGACTACCGGTACCACCGGCCATAATCACTGGAAGTAGCATTTTCATTCCTTAAATTTTATATAATAAAAAAGATCATAACCCAGATATATTGTAATGATTTTTTCAATATAAATACTGATAACTTCTTGATGTAGTCCGAACTAACAGGAAAAGCAACTTATTTTCCCTGGCAGGCGTTTCATGTGGATCAGTAAATGACGATATTATTAGCTATCAAAGTATATGCTCTTTGATAACGTTTTCTAATGATATGTAAAAGTATCACTATAATGTGATTTAAATCACAATTATTGTTAATATTTCTTCAGGTTACATGTTAACTAATACGCATCTCTTCAGGCACGCTACCGCCATTGGCTATCGTAACCAAAGTACGTCGTGCATCATCATCTCTGTAATATCCATCTGTTCAATAAGGCTAAAATCAACGCACTAAATGAAAAATGGGTACACTCTTTGCTTAGCCCTCCCTGGAGAGTGCTTTTTACATTGCTGACCGTAAGGAGAGTTCAGCAGGAAAATGCCCCTCTGATTGTCATTTTTCGTACAGAATTTACTCTCTTTCAGACACCGCAAAAAATAATCCATCTTCAGACAATGCATATACTGTATAACTTAAAGGCCTTCTTAGTATAGCGCTGCTTAATCAGAATAAAAATGAATAAAAAAATATAAACCAGTTCTGGATAAAAAGCATGCAATCACCCGGCTATCGCTGTCTGACACAATAATAATCATACTGCCCCTCCTTGACTTTATCGCCCCAGGCTATTTTCAGCCACTGTAAAGCAGATGACCCCCAGTAAAACCCAGTGTAGAATCACCCCTTATTTATCGCGGACGCAACAAACCCGGAGGGTAAAAATGAAGTTTTTAGTCACTGGTGCCGCAGGGTTCATCGGTTTTCATATCAGCAAACGTCTTCTGGAAGCAGGCCATGATGTCGTTGGCATCGACAATATGAACGATTACTATGATGTCAATCTAAAACAATGCCGCCTCGATTTACTGCAATTCCCCCGATTCCGCTTTCATAAAATGGATATTGCTGATCGCCAGGGTATTGCGCAGCTTTTTGCTGATGAATTCTTTGATCGTGTGATCCACCTGGCTGCGCAGGCAGGCGTGCGCTACTCACTGGAAAATCCTTACGCTTATGCAGATGCTAACCTGGTCGGTTATCTGAATATTCTGGAAGGTTGTCGGTATCATCAGATAAAACATCTGGTATATGCCTCCTCCAGCTCTGTTTATGGATTAAGCCACAAGTTACCTTTTTCAACAAAAGACCCCGTCGATCACCCGGTCTCTCTCTATGCCGCCACGAAAAAAGCCAATGAACTCATGGCGCATTCGTACTCGCATCTTTATCACATTCCGGTGACTGGATTACGTTTCTTCACTGTCTACGGCCCCTGGGGACG
It encodes:
- a CDS encoding mannose-1-phosphate guanylyltransferase/mannose-6-phosphate isomerase, which translates into the protein MLLPVIMAGGTGSRLWPMSRELYPKQFLRLYGKQSMLQETVLRLDGINVREPVVICNQDHRFLVAEQLRQINKLSHNIILEPVGRNTAPAIALAALNAIKNGDNPILLVLAADHIINNKPEFQKAVKSALKFAEHGQLVTFGIVPTVAETGYGYIHRGQQETINNNVAYKVNRFVEKPNKETAQSYVASGEYYWNSGMFMFCAKRYLEELEKFRPDILDACKAAICGYKDGEDFINIDHDIFITCPDESVDYAVMEKTTDAVVVGLNADWSDVGSWSALWEVSVKDKNNNVLTGDTFLYDSSDCYINTDEKLVAAIGINNLVIINTKDAVLVVNKDQVQDVKKVVEYLKTNHRSEYKRHREIYRPWGHCDVIVQAERFNVNRITVKPGAAFSMQMHYHRTEHWIILSGTCEVTIKDQTFLLTENQSTFIPIGAQHRLENPGKIPLELLEIQSGSYLGDDDIIRIKDQYGRC
- a CDS encoding NAD-dependent epimerase yields the protein MKFLVTGAAGFIGFHISKRLLEAGHDVVGIDNMNDYYDVNLKQCRLDLLQFPRFRFHKMDIADRQGIAQLFADEFFDRVIHLAAQAGVRYSLENPYAYADANLVGYLNILEGCRYHQIKHLVYASSSSVYGLSHKLPFSTKDPVDHPVSLYAATKKANELMAHSYSHLYHIPVTGLRFFTVYGPWGRPDMALFKFTQAMLAGKSIDVYNYGKMKRDFTYIDDIVEAVIRVQDVIPQPRPQWHVEDGSPATSSAPYQIYNIGNSTPVALMDYIQALEEAMGIEARKNMMPLQPGDVLETSADTQPLYDLIGFKPQTPVREGVKQFVDWYKTYYKV